Proteins from a genomic interval of Chloroflexota bacterium:
- a CDS encoding response regulator transcription factor → MQILVVDDEPSLVQTIAYALRKEGYEVVTAADGAVGLEIVRQSQPNLIVLDLMLPGVDGLEVCRRIRRVSSVPIIMLTARAEEVDRVIGLEVGADDYLTKPFSVRELVARIRAQLRRYELVREEVTSSGGDLSTPDVLDAGNLHIDVRAHRVTRDDELIPLTPKEFDLLIALVRNRGKVLSAARLLETVWGYTDPDTRTVTVHIRSLRSKIEADPSNPTRIETVRGVGYRYRK, encoded by the coding sequence ATGCAGATCCTCGTCGTCGACGACGAGCCGAGCCTCGTCCAAACCATCGCCTATGCACTCCGAAAGGAGGGCTACGAGGTGGTGACCGCGGCCGACGGGGCGGTTGGCCTGGAGATCGTTCGGCAGAGCCAGCCCAACCTCATCGTCCTGGACCTCATGCTCCCCGGTGTCGACGGACTCGAGGTGTGTCGACGAATTCGGCGCGTCAGCTCAGTGCCGATCATCATGCTGACCGCACGGGCTGAGGAAGTGGATCGCGTCATCGGCCTGGAGGTGGGCGCCGACGATTACCTCACCAAGCCCTTCAGCGTGCGCGAGCTCGTGGCGCGGATCCGCGCGCAGCTTCGGCGGTACGAGCTGGTCCGCGAGGAGGTGACCTCGAGCGGGGGTGACCTATCGACTCCCGACGTGCTGGACGCGGGCAACCTGCACATCGACGTCCGCGCCCACCGGGTAACCCGGGACGACGAGCTGATCCCCCTCACGCCCAAGGAGTTCGACCTCTTGATCGCCCTCGTTCGCAATCGTGGCAAGGTCCTCTCGGCCGCCCGACTCTTGGAAACCGTCTGGGGGTACACCGACCCAGACACGCGCACCGTCACCGTCCACATCCGGAGTCTGCGCAGCAAGATCGAGGCGGACCCGTCGAACCCGACGCGTATCGAGACGGTGCGCGGGGTCGGCTACCGATATCGAAAGTAG
- the phoU gene encoding phosphate signaling complex protein PhoU, whose protein sequence is MRTRSTFDREIKLLEDELLAAGSMVEKQIERAMIALRNLDHNLARRVIDQDAEIDRLRYTIEELAIQIIATQQPMASDLRVIIAALSMIVDMERMGDHAEGIAKIVLMHADQPLLKPLVDLPRMAEIATGMLRRSLDAFVARDVEGARRVMAQDDEIDSLYDQVYRELLTYMLNDPRTIDRATWLLWAAHNLERIADRATNIAERVIFLVTGHMEDANAQR, encoded by the coding sequence ATGCGGACACGAAGCACGTTTGATCGCGAGATCAAGCTCCTCGAAGACGAGCTGCTCGCCGCGGGCAGCATGGTCGAGAAGCAGATCGAGCGCGCCATGATCGCCCTGCGAAACCTGGATCACAATCTCGCGCGGCGCGTGATCGATCAAGACGCCGAGATCGACCGCCTCCGCTACACGATCGAGGAGCTGGCGATCCAGATCATCGCGACGCAGCAACCCATGGCGTCCGATCTCCGGGTCATCATCGCCGCGCTCAGCATGATCGTGGACATGGAGCGGATGGGTGATCATGCCGAAGGTATCGCCAAGATCGTCCTCATGCACGCGGACCAGCCGCTCTTGAAGCCCCTGGTAGATCTGCCGCGCATGGCCGAGATCGCGACCGGCATGCTCCGGCGCTCGCTGGACGCCTTTGTCGCGCGCGACGTCGAGGGTGCCCGCCGGGTAATGGCGCAGGACGATGAGATCGACTCCCTCTACGACCAGGTCTATCGCGAGCTGCTGACCTATATGTTGAACGACCCGCGCACGATCGACCGCGCGACGTGGCTCCTCTGGGCCGCGCACAACCTCGAACGCATCGCCGACCGCGCGACCAACATCGCGGAGCGCGTCATTTTCCTGGTCACCGGACACATGGAGGACGCGAACGCGCAGCGTTAG
- a CDS encoding alkaline phosphatase family protein translates to MRFALAFAILPLIAAVVVGAMSRATNGGSGQRSERPQYDHIFVIVEENEEASSVIGNANAPTFNQLGRRYGTATNYFGVIHPSEGNYVALTDADAHGITDDHSYSTHQFNNPSLVSRLEAAGLTWKGYFQSLPSPGFTGPCWPDSSRCLYASKHNGFMNFSQISGNAAELQKIVPDTVLVDDLAQGTLPNYSFIVPDQCHDMHGLGMCPDLQTNVAVADDYLKTIVEAITGSQAWATGRNAIAITFDEGDSNLGCCDAVPGGGQILTIVITNRQTAPIQDPTPYNHYSLVATIEKAFGVPCTQFACDTANVPTMDTLFELN, encoded by the coding sequence ATGCGCTTCGCGCTTGCGTTCGCCATCCTTCCACTTATCGCGGCTGTCGTGGTCGGCGCGATGTCTCGGGCGACCAATGGAGGATCAGGGCAACGCAGCGAACGTCCGCAGTACGACCATATCTTCGTGATCGTGGAGGAAAACGAGGAGGCTAGCAGCGTCATCGGCAATGCCAACGCGCCGACGTTCAACCAGTTGGGGCGGCGGTACGGGACCGCCACCAACTATTTCGGCGTCATCCATCCTAGCGAGGGCAACTACGTTGCGCTCACCGATGCGGATGCCCATGGCATTACCGACGATCACTCGTACTCCACACACCAGTTCAACAACCCGTCGCTCGTCAGTCGACTGGAGGCGGCCGGCCTCACGTGGAAGGGCTACTTCCAGAGCCTGCCGAGCCCGGGGTTTACCGGACCGTGCTGGCCCGACTCGTCGCGTTGCCTCTACGCTTCCAAGCACAACGGCTTCATGAACTTCTCGCAGATCTCGGGGAACGCAGCGGAGCTGCAGAAGATAGTCCCAGACACCGTGCTCGTGGACGATCTCGCTCAAGGGACCCTCCCGAATTACAGCTTCATCGTTCCCGACCAGTGCCATGACATGCACGGGCTCGGCATGTGCCCGGACCTCCAGACGAACGTCGCAGTCGCAGACGATTACCTCAAAACGATTGTCGAGGCCATCACGGGGTCTCAAGCCTGGGCCACTGGCCGAAACGCGATCGCCATCACGTTCGACGAAGGCGACTCCAACTTGGGCTGCTGCGACGCCGTCCCGGGTGGCGGCCAGATCCTCACCATCGTGATCACCAACCGTCAGACCGCGCCGATTCAGGATCCGACCCCTTACAATCACTACTCCCTGGTGGCAACCATCGAGAAGGCGTTTGGTGTCCCATGCACGCAGTTCGCCTGCGATACGGCGAACGTCCCGACGATGGACACGCTCTTCGAACTGAACTGA